In Streptomyces canus, one DNA window encodes the following:
- a CDS encoding glycoside hydrolase family 26 protein, with protein sequence MKPSRRGPAALAAVLLLLASACTARAPEPSAASAYGAYVGYEPADVGRLAELGAWLGGPAPRVGHVYLPGDRWSNIEGAPGFLESWASWRRADPRRLFVLDVPMLERTEADLPDSTVRTELRRGAAGAYDDHFRTLARRLTALGVPDTIVVLGWEMNGTTYTHRCGPDPAAWKAYWSRIVRAMRSVPGQRFRFEFTPTRGRDAIAWPRCYPGDEVVDIIGMDAYDAPRGLRFTDQVSEPYGLLAHVRFARAHGKPFSYQEWGLYENGDNPEYVRGMLTWFARERPLYQAITDYCPHGVWGCRTHPRSSAVYRSLMK encoded by the coding sequence ATGAAGCCCTCGCGCCGTGGGCCGGCCGCCCTGGCCGCCGTACTGCTGCTCCTGGCTTCGGCCTGCACCGCTCGCGCCCCCGAGCCTTCGGCTGCTTCCGCGTACGGCGCGTACGTCGGCTACGAGCCCGCCGACGTGGGCCGTCTCGCCGAACTCGGCGCTTGGCTCGGCGGGCCCGCGCCCCGGGTCGGGCACGTGTATCTGCCTGGCGACCGCTGGAGCAACATCGAGGGTGCGCCGGGCTTTCTGGAGTCCTGGGCGTCGTGGCGGCGGGCCGACCCGCGGCGGTTGTTCGTCCTCGACGTGCCGATGCTGGAACGCACCGAGGCCGACCTCCCGGACAGCACGGTCCGCACCGAGCTGCGGCGTGGGGCGGCCGGCGCCTACGACGACCACTTCCGCACCCTGGCCCGCCGGCTGACGGCTCTCGGCGTCCCGGACACGATCGTCGTGCTCGGCTGGGAGATGAACGGCACCACCTACACCCACCGCTGCGGCCCGGACCCGGCCGCGTGGAAGGCGTACTGGTCGAGGATCGTGCGCGCGATGCGCTCGGTACCCGGTCAGCGCTTCCGTTTCGAGTTCACGCCCACCCGCGGCCGCGACGCGATCGCGTGGCCGCGCTGCTATCCGGGCGACGAGGTCGTCGACATCATCGGCATGGACGCCTACGACGCCCCGCGCGGCCTGCGCTTCACCGACCAGGTGAGCGAGCCGTACGGCCTGCTCGCCCATGTCCGCTTCGCCCGCGCCCACGGCAAGCCGTTCTCGTACCAGGAGTGGGGCCTGTACGAGAACGGCGACAACCCGGAGTATGTGCGCGGCATGCTCACGTGGTTCGCCCGGGAGCGTCCCCTCTACCAGGCCATCACCGACTACTGCCCGCACGGTGTGTGGGGCTGCCGGACCCATCCGAGGTCGTCGGCGGTCTACCGCTCGCTGATGAAGTAG
- a CDS encoding helix-turn-helix domain-containing protein, which yields MDAAQQEATARARELQRNWYGEPLGALFRKLIDDLGLNQARLAGVLGLSAPMLSQLMSGQRAKIGNPAVVQRVQLLQDLAGQVADGSVSAAEATERMDEIKKSQGGSVLSNTTTTTSSSGAPTVKRVVREIQSLLRSVAAAGDIIDAADTLAPTHPELAEFLRVYGAGRTSDAVTHYQSHQN from the coding sequence ATGGACGCCGCACAGCAGGAAGCGACCGCAAGAGCGCGGGAACTGCAGCGGAACTGGTATGGGGAGCCGCTGGGGGCGCTCTTCCGTAAGCTCATAGACGACCTCGGCCTCAACCAGGCTCGTCTCGCGGGGGTACTGGGGCTGTCGGCTCCGATGCTGTCTCAGCTGATGAGCGGTCAGCGGGCGAAGATCGGCAATCCCGCCGTGGTCCAGCGGGTACAGCTGCTGCAGGATCTGGCGGGGCAGGTCGCGGACGGCAGCGTGAGCGCGGCCGAGGCGACCGAGCGCATGGACGAGATCAAGAAGTCGCAGGGGGGCTCGGTGCTCAGCAACACCACGACCACGACGAGCAGTTCGGGAGCGCCGACGGTCAAGCGGGTCGTCCGCGAGATCCAGTCGCTGCTGCGCTCGGTGGCTGCCGCCGGAGACATCATCGACGCGGCGGACACTCTCGCCCCGACCCACCCGGAACTGGCAGAGTTCCTCCGGGTCTACGGCGCCGGCCGCACCTCCGACGCGGTCACGCACTACCAGTCCCACCAGAACTGA
- a CDS encoding DLW-39 family protein: protein MKKLLLVALAAIGGLLVYRQIQADRAEQDLWTEATDSVPTGS from the coding sequence GTGAAGAAGCTTCTCCTGGTCGCACTGGCCGCCATCGGCGGGCTCCTCGTGTACCGCCAGATCCAGGCGGATCGCGCCGAGCAGGATCTGTGGACGGAGGCGACTGACTCCGTGCCCACGGGTTCGTGA
- a CDS encoding DUF6344 domain-containing protein, whose product MALNKVMKLWTVVITAFLALFTALGLITTTAAAAVPQTQPARNSAVAHPEPLAMSNGLWSYVRSLPPTMKQRIRAEAHGKTPSCRPRSLADTDTAANAETDAAEPAAAGCA is encoded by the coding sequence ATGGCCCTGAACAAGGTCATGAAGCTGTGGACCGTCGTCATCACCGCCTTCCTCGCGCTGTTCACGGCGCTCGGACTCATCACGACGACCGCCGCCGCTGCCGTACCGCAGACCCAGCCGGCCCGCAACAGCGCCGTCGCACACCCGGAGCCCCTGGCGATGTCGAACGGCCTCTGGTCCTACGTCAGGTCCCTGCCCCCCACGATGAAGCAGCGCATCCGGGCCGAGGCCCACGGCAAGACCCCCAGCTGCCGCCCCCGCTCCCTCGCCGACACCGACACGGCCGCGAACGCGGAAACAGACGCAGCCGAACCGGCCGCAGCGGGCTGTGCCTGA
- a CDS encoding VOC family protein: protein MTLEWEQVIVHSVDPAALGQWWAEALGWVVVHSSDEEFEIRPEPDRLPGLDFVRIAESKKVKSRLHLDFRPDDQAAEVARLEAHGARRVDIGQGDQSWVVMADPEGNEFCVLGQRRQ from the coding sequence ATGACCTTGGAATGGGAACAGGTAATCGTTCACTCGGTGGATCCGGCGGCCCTGGGGCAGTGGTGGGCCGAGGCTCTTGGCTGGGTGGTCGTCCACTCCTCCGATGAGGAGTTCGAGATCCGCCCGGAGCCGGATCGCCTGCCGGGGTTGGACTTCGTCAGGATCGCCGAGAGCAAGAAGGTCAAAAGTCGGCTGCATCTCGACTTCAGGCCTGATGACCAGGCCGCCGAGGTGGCTCGCCTTGAAGCTCATGGTGCCAGGCGTGTCGACATCGGTCAGGGTGACCAGTCGTGGGTCGTCATGGCAGACCCTGAAGGCAACGAGTTCTGTGTGCTGGGCCAACGGCGTCAGTGA
- a CDS encoding DUF3566 domain-containing protein — translation MSGATGAGSTGTSTGSSPGSEADGGGRGSAARAAGTQPTDTHTTQLKAIKPPATDSRSPETHGSQGGPVTDTQPPAQPTAPAAPPKGAAQPQHQPAVQPQPSPSPLPGERRPQQQAGPYHPPQAYPTQATPAGAVRRPRTGARTTPRTRKARLRVAKADPWSVMKVSFLLSIALGICTIVAAAVLWMVMDAMGVFSTVGGTISEATGSNESNGFDLQAFLSLPNVLMFTSIIAVIDVVLATALATLGAFIYNLSAGFVGGVELTLAEDE, via the coding sequence GTGAGCGGAGCCACGGGCGCCGGATCGACCGGAACCTCTACGGGGTCTTCCCCCGGCTCGGAGGCGGACGGCGGCGGCCGTGGCTCTGCCGCGCGTGCGGCAGGAACACAGCCAACAGATACGCACACGACTCAACTCAAGGCGATCAAGCCGCCCGCGACGGACTCGCGCTCGCCCGAGACTCATGGATCCCAGGGGGGACCTGTGACGGACACCCAGCCGCCGGCCCAGCCGACGGCACCCGCCGCACCGCCGAAGGGGGCGGCTCAGCCGCAGCACCAGCCCGCGGTGCAGCCCCAGCCTTCGCCCTCTCCGCTGCCGGGGGAACGCCGGCCGCAGCAGCAGGCCGGTCCGTACCACCCACCGCAGGCCTACCCGACGCAGGCGACCCCGGCCGGTGCCGTACGACGCCCGCGCACCGGCGCGCGCACCACGCCCCGTACCCGCAAGGCACGTCTGCGGGTGGCCAAGGCCGACCCGTGGTCCGTCATGAAGGTCAGCTTCCTGCTCTCCATCGCGCTGGGCATCTGCACGATCGTCGCGGCCGCAGTGCTGTGGATGGTCATGGACGCGATGGGCGTCTTCTCGACGGTCGGCGGGACGATCTCCGAGGCGACCGGCTCGAACGAGTCGAACGGCTTCGACCTCCAGGCGTTCCTCTCCCTGCCGAACGTCCTGATGTTCACGTCGATCATCGCGGTCATCGACGTCGTCCTCGCGACGGCTCTCGCGACCCTCGGCGCGTTCATCTACAACCTCTCGGCGGGCTTCGTCGGCGGCGTCGAGCTGACGCTGGCGGAGGACGAGTAA
- the gyrA gene encoding DNA gyrase subunit A, whose product MADENTPVTSEEGGVIAQRVEPVGLETEMQRSYLDYAMSVIVSRALPDVRDGLKPVHRRVLYAMYDGGYRPERGFYKCARVVGDVMGNYHPHGDSSIYDALVRLAQPWSMRMPLVDSNGNFGSPGNDPAAAMRYTECKLAPLSMEMVRDIDEETVDFTDNYDGRSQEPTVLPARFPNLLINGSAGIAVGMATNIPPHNLREVASGAQWYLENPEASHEELLDALIERIKGPDFPTGALVVGRKGIEEAYRTGRGSITMRAVVEVEEIQNRQCLVVTELPYQTNPDNLAQKIADLVKDGKVGGIADVRDETSSRTGQRLVIVLKRDAVAKVVLNNLYKHTDLQSNFGANMLALVDGVPRTLSLDAFIRHWVAHQIEVIVRRTKFRLRKAEERAHILRGLLKALDAIDDVIALIRRSDTVDIARTGLMELLEIDEIQANAILEMQLRRLAALERQKIVQEHDELQAKITEYNEILASPVRQRGIVSAELTAIVEKYGDDRKTMLVPYDGDMSIEDLIAEEDIVVTVSRGGYVKRTKTVDYRAQKRGGKGVRGTKLKEDDIVDHFFVSTTHHWLLFFTNKGRVYRAKAYELPDAGRDARGQHVANLLAFQPDEAIAEILAIRDYDAAPYLVLATKAGLVKKTSLKDYDSPRSGGVIAINLREREDGSDDELIGAELVSADSDLLLISKKAQSIRFTASDDTLRPMGRATSGVKGMSFREGDELLSMNVVRPGTFVFTATDGGYAKRTPVDEYRVQGRGGLGIKAAKIVEDRGSLVGALVVEETDEILAITLSGGVIRTRVSGVRETGRDTMGVQLINLGKRDAVVGIARNAEAGREAEEVDGDVADDEAVEGAAATIGTDEGEAPSAE is encoded by the coding sequence ACGGCGGCTACCGCCCCGAGCGCGGCTTCTACAAGTGCGCGCGCGTGGTCGGCGACGTCATGGGCAACTACCACCCCCACGGCGACTCCTCGATCTACGACGCCCTGGTGCGCCTCGCCCAGCCGTGGTCGATGCGGATGCCGCTGGTGGACTCCAACGGCAACTTCGGCTCCCCGGGCAACGACCCGGCGGCGGCGATGCGCTACACCGAGTGCAAGCTCGCGCCGCTGTCGATGGAGATGGTCCGTGACATCGACGAGGAGACCGTCGACTTCACGGACAACTACGACGGCCGCTCCCAGGAGCCGACCGTCCTGCCGGCCCGCTTCCCGAACCTGCTGATCAACGGCTCGGCCGGTATCGCGGTCGGCATGGCGACCAACATCCCGCCGCACAACCTGCGCGAGGTCGCTTCCGGCGCCCAGTGGTACCTGGAGAACCCGGAGGCCTCGCACGAGGAGCTCCTGGACGCCCTCATCGAGCGCATCAAGGGCCCCGACTTCCCGACCGGCGCGCTCGTCGTGGGCCGCAAGGGCATCGAGGAGGCGTACCGCACCGGTCGCGGCTCGATCACCATGCGCGCGGTCGTCGAGGTCGAGGAGATCCAGAACCGCCAGTGCCTGGTGGTCACGGAACTGCCGTACCAGACCAACCCCGACAACCTCGCGCAGAAGATCGCCGACCTGGTGAAGGACGGCAAGGTCGGCGGCATCGCGGACGTCCGGGACGAGACGTCGTCGCGTACGGGCCAGCGGCTCGTGATCGTTCTGAAGCGTGACGCGGTCGCCAAGGTCGTACTGAACAACCTGTACAAGCACACGGACCTGCAGTCGAACTTCGGCGCCAACATGCTGGCGCTCGTCGACGGCGTCCCCCGCACCCTCTCGCTGGACGCGTTCATCCGGCACTGGGTGGCGCACCAGATCGAGGTCATCGTCCGCCGTACGAAGTTCCGGCTGCGCAAGGCCGAGGAGCGGGCGCACATCCTGCGCGGCCTCCTCAAGGCCCTGGACGCCATCGACGACGTCATCGCGCTGATCCGGCGCAGCGACACCGTCGACATCGCGCGCACGGGCCTGATGGAGCTCCTGGAGATCGACGAGATCCAGGCCAACGCCATCCTCGAGATGCAGCTGCGCCGACTCGCCGCCCTGGAGCGCCAGAAGATCGTCCAGGAGCACGACGAACTCCAGGCAAAGATCACCGAGTACAACGAGATCCTGGCCTCGCCGGTCCGTCAGCGCGGCATCGTGAGCGCCGAACTCACCGCGATCGTCGAGAAGTACGGCGACGACCGCAAGACGATGCTGGTGCCCTACGACGGCGACATGTCCATCGAGGACCTCATCGCCGAGGAGGACATCGTCGTCACGGTGTCGCGCGGCGGTTACGTCAAGCGCACCAAGACCGTCGACTACCGCGCCCAGAAGCGCGGCGGCAAGGGTGTGCGCGGCACGAAGCTGAAGGAAGACGACATCGTCGACCACTTCTTCGTCTCCACGACGCACCACTGGCTGCTGTTCTTCACCAACAAGGGCCGCGTCTATCGGGCCAAGGCGTACGAACTGCCGGACGCCGGCCGTGACGCGCGTGGACAGCACGTCGCCAACCTGCTGGCCTTCCAGCCGGACGAGGCGATCGCCGAGATCCTCGCGATCCGCGACTACGACGCGGCGCCGTACCTGGTGCTCGCCACGAAGGCGGGTCTGGTCAAGAAGACGTCACTGAAGGATTACGACTCTCCGCGTTCCGGCGGCGTCATCGCCATCAATCTGCGTGAGCGCGAGGACGGTTCGGACGACGAACTGATCGGTGCCGAACTCGTCTCGGCCGACAGCGATCTGCTTCTGATCAGCAAGAAGGCGCAGTCGATCAGGTTCACCGCCTCGGACGACACCCTGCGTCCCATGGGCCGTGCCACCTCGGGTGTCAAGGGCATGAGCTTCCGTGAGGGAGACGAGCTGCTCTCGATGAATGTTGTTCGACCCGGTACGTTCGTGTTCACTGCTACGGACGGCGGGTACGCGAAGCGGACCCCCGTCGACGAGTACCGCGTCCAGGGTCGCGGCGGCCTCGGCATCAAGGCCGCCAAGATCGTGGAGGACCGCGGATCGCTCGTCGGAGCGCTGGTGGTCGAGGAGACCGACGAGATCCTCGCCATCACGCTGTCCGGCGGTGTGATTCGTACGCGAGTCAGCGGGGTCAGGGAGACGGGCCGTGACACCATGGGCGTCCAACTGATCAACCTGGGCAAGCGCGATGCCGTGGTCGGCATCGCACGTAACGCCGAGGCGGGACGTGAGGCGGAGGAGGTCGACGGCGATGTGGCCGACGACGAGGCCGTCGAGGGTGCCGCCGCGACCATCGGCACGGACGAGGGTGAGGCACCCTCGGCCGAGTAG